The DNA sequence TTGTAGCGGTTACCTAACGCGATTCTGACGACGTTTTTGGTTACGTTTAAAAGCAATTTGAAAAAGTACGTAAATCACACGTTTTCCCGCTTAGTAAAGGGGAGGGCGGGGGCAAAATGGGGTCTTCGTGAATGATTTCGGGGGGCTGTTGGCATGCTAGCTAGCGCGGCTGCGTTGCACTAGAACAGTCGAGTCGTGTGTCCCACATTTAAACCACGCGGCCTCGGAGGCGGCCGGCAGGAAACGAGCCACAAATCCCGCGATTGGCCGTGAACGCAACTCTGCATGCGCCTCTCCACCACCAGCACGTTCATGGACTTTAAATCTTCTTTCCAGGGAATTCCAACGTAGTTTAGCTACCCCAAATGGACAAAGTGGCTgtgaacaacccccccccccacccccttcgtTTATCAATCTTTGCTTCATGtaccaaatacaaatactgATTGTTTCTAACGTTGATTTGTTTCACTTCCAACAGAGAAAGAGCAGCAAGAAGCTATTGAACACATCGATGAAGTGCAAAATGAAATCGACAggtaatcttctttttttttttttgtctcgcgTTGACGTGATTTTCCACCCCTCACTTTGTGTTCACAGGCACCACAAATGAGCACAATGTCAGAGGGTTGTTGTGCTTTCATTTCAGTGTAGAATTAGTATTTAATGTCAATTTACACTAAAAAACACTTCCCTTCCCTGTACACACtactgaaaatacaaaaaaatcaagcaaatGTGAATTAACTTGCCACTGAAAAACGAATGAACCGTATACGTTTGCTCACATCTCATTGTGACACCGATAATTTCAAAATTATACTTAAAATTGACAAATGAGATGTTTGTAATTATTTCTCTAGCCATTTCTTACCCAGTTAATGGTGACTGTGagttaacacaaaaaaagcctaaccaaaacaacattttaggATTTGCAAATATATTAGATTTCAAGCCTATTTGAATCTTACTCCAGataattataaaaatgattTCAATTTCTAAAAAAGTATGCTTGTAAAAAGGCATTTGTTTAGAAAAGCGTTAATTTCTGTTTAGAATTGAACATTTATCGTATACTGTACTACAAAATATTCCCATAAATGgggtaaaatataattttgctAACCAATTTAATTTAGGAAAAGTAAGTTCCCACCAAagcaaagtttttgttttgtaaattacAGTTGAGAATCAAATGTACTTTTCAAGGGTGAAACCTTGACTCAGTACAAAATTGATATTTCATGGCAAATACTACTGGAGTGTCCCGTGAACGAGAAGTTTATCAATGAAAGTCCACcaaagcaaaaatttaattaaaaatgaaattaacgcACAGGCAAGCCCCGCGGGACATTCCAATCATGAAACTTTGTTGAGGTCCGTTGGAATAGCTTAAATTTGGACTCGGAATTCCCAAATGAAATGCACAGTTTAAACAACAAAGTGCACATGCACTTTTAGAACAAAAGTTCAGTAAACCTCAAATTTACATGTTAACTGAAAATATGAACGAACTGATTTTGCTTTTCCGATGCGAACAGGTTGAACGAGCAGGCCAGCGAGGAGATCCTGAAAGTAGAACAGAAGTACAACAAACTCCGCCAGCCGTTCTTTCAGAAGAGATCGGAACTGATCGCCAAAATTCCCAACTTTTGGGTCACCACATTTGTCAACCATCCACAAGGTGAGCGCGACCCCCGTACGACCTCCTGCTGCGACCGGTGCATTTATTCACGCCATTTTCATGTTGTCTCCCAAAGTATCTGCCCTACTgggggaggaggatgaggaggcgcTTCACTACCTGTGCCGAGTGGAGGTGACAGAGTTTGAAGACATAAAGTCAGGTTACAGAATAGATTTTGTAAGTACATCTCGATGCCGTACTCACCCGTTGGCACAAAATGGAGCTGCTGTTTAGACGTGTGCTTTTCTCGCAGTATTTTGACGAGAACCCATACTTCGAAAACAAAGTCCTTTCCAAAGAATTTCACCTGAACGAGAGCGGCGACCCATCTTCAAAGTCGACGGAAATCAAATGGAAGTCAGGAAAGGTAAGGCACAAAATGTCGATACGCAATATTTGTGGGGcttgagctgttttttttttcttcagtcgATTCCAATATTTAGCGGGTGATAGATTAATCggtcaatttaattaaaaaaaatatatatatattgaacaCTGATACCACTTATATCGGGTAAATACTTGGAGGAAATATCTGACAGAAAGTTCTCAGAAGTAGTTGGCGAATAATCATCCGTACCAGAAGCAACCAtctttgttcagtttttttattattatcagtgTGTTCTATTCAATATCAAAAGTAGTAgaggtatcagtctgaaaagtGTGCTATTTTTGAGCCActtaatacttaaaaaaaatgttcgcCTGTTTTTCAATACTTTCTCATGTAGCATTTAAGGTGTTTTGAATGTCAATTATCTTTGTTCCATGTTGTAAtgtgtgtggtgtttttttttttgttcgccAATTTTACAAACTGTTAACTTAATTAAGCTACGCATTAACCGGTACTATTTGTAAAGTCGTTTTCAGGAGCCATTGTCATGAGTGGAAATCACCTTTTTGCGTGTGTTTCTCTGAAGGACCTGACCAAGCGCTCCAGCCAGACGCAGAACAAAGCGGGCCGCAAGAGGCAACACGAAGAGCCCGAGAGCTTCTTCACCTGGTTCACCGACCACGCTGACGCCGGCGCCGATGAGCTGGGCGAGGTCATCAAAGATGACATCTGGCCCAACCCGCTGCAGTACTATTTGgtgggtccccccccccccccagcccacaCACGCGCcacaaaacaaacttgtgttAAACTGTTGTCGTTGTCGTCGTCAGGTCCCCGACATGGACGACGAGGAAGGCGACGGCGAGGAGGACGAAGAGGATGAGGAAGGCCTCGAAGACATTGACGAGGAAGGCGATGAGGACGGAgaagatgacgatgatgacgatggagAAGATGGAGAGGTATGGAGTCATtcatttgccattttgttgttgttgttgtttttgggatGACTAATTTTGCAATTGTCGCACGCAGGACGACGACGGAGACGATGACTGAGAAGCCCGCCGCGCCCTCCTCGCCCTTCTATTCCCCATTTGCTTTATCAAGTCATGTTCGGGAGCAAAGgtttatttttgctgttcattttttgttttttgtcgttGTTTTATTAAGTCCATGCGTGCGCTTCATTTTTGACATTCTGAAGCCTCCTTCTCCTTCACCCGCGGGTTCTATAAGAAAAGGCCAGCGGCACTTTCTCCCCCAATTGTGAGTATACGTACGTGCACAACCCCTGGGGTTCATCTCTCTCACTCTTGCTCTCTTGTtgtcataattaaaaaaaagtcaaaaaaaaaatagaatctcGTAGAATTTGAAGATACTTCCCACAGATGTGCTCCTGTTCCCAGGTGTGGTGAGAAGAAGCCATGGTGTAGTCACCTTAGCACTAGCAGACCTCAtcattatctttatttttttatttttcatttttggacgttttgttttgtttttcttcccccaACAGCTCATTCCTTTCATGTtaagagggagggggaggcaTGTTGGCTACTAGTATGGGAGGGGAGGTTAAGCGGTTTGAGGGTGGGGGGGCAAGAGAGTGGTTATTTTGACACCATTTCTATgggacttttttgttttcattgtattgttTTACAGATATCCATGGaatttgaaatgacatttttaataaagaacaaaatgggaaaaaaaaaaagcttgtaaaTTTTGGGCTAATGCTCACTTCATGGatatgccccaaaaaaaatatcccGGCTTCACCTTCCTTTTTCCGCTAGGCGGTGGGGAAAGAAACTGTTTGAGGTGTAAACTTACTTTTTGattcaataataaaatgttcatgtgtatatacacgtgtgtggGAGTGTTCAAACACGATAGGTCAGCTGATAAAGGATTTGGGGGTGATGAGCAGGCTGGAGGCAAAGTCTTCTCTCAGCAGGCGGTCTACGATGAGAGCCAGGAAGGTCTGGTCCGAAGACTCGAATGCAGATGCCGTGATGGTGGCGGGCCAGAAGTTTGGCTGGAAGGCCCAACCTTGAATGACAACTTCTTAGGAATTTGGGAATAAGAAGAAATGCTGTTTGGTGCGCATGCAGTATCTATAAACTATtcgatttttattttgggggggcaattccaaaattattaaaaaaaaacgttttttccctCTTTAAAGCTAGGTTTAACAGTGACAATGCAGCATTTTTCTATTAAtccaaacatttaaattttcattatttttggatGAGTGTTTTTGATATACTggatttttcacaaaaaaacggTTTTACAAAAAGGCTTgcttattaaaaatgaatagtgtGCAGTAGATTGGCAAATAGTTGAttaatttttaagaaaattaaAAGTTTTGCTACCTAATTTTTATGCAGTTCCCCCATTTTTCTATATTGATTATTCTGGGCAGTGGACGTAGTAATGGCCCTGACCCACCTAAGTGCGTCCTGCAACGCGGGCACGAGGCCACGGTCCACGAGAACCCCGGAAACCAGGAGAAGTGTCTGTCTGCAGGCCACCGTTTGTCCACGTCCGCCCTGCGGAAGGTAGCCACTTCAAACTGGAGGCCTTGCGGGTTCTCGAACGTCTGGACGCGCACTCTCCGGCCCCCGGGCAGCGTGTCGTTGCGGCCTGACAACGCCATGCGGCTGTGCACGGTGGCAATGGTGTCCGAGCCGGAGGCCAGCTCGTGTCCACATGCCCGACACAAAATGAGCGTGTCAGCGCTGGTCTTCCCCGCTTCGGCGGTGGCACACGCCGCGACGGGCCGACACACGGCGGCCACGAGTACAAACATACACGagattatttccattttttggaTTAAATCGGAACGCGGAGGCCTCAGTGCGACGCAGTCACTCGCGCATGGATACAAATGTCGCCAAGCAGCTAGCGGGGCCGTTAGCGCCTTTTGTTTTTAGCAGTGATAGCAGTAATTCCGACGCATTTGCCACCCCCTAAAATGTTTTGGGTCAATTTTAAAACAGTATACTTAAAACTGCAACCGTTATGTATGCGTTTACAAAACATCACAGATTAACGGTGCGATTTAGTGCACTTTGAGCTATTTTATTAACTATGCTAGGTCATACACGGAAATGCAACCAtttcccttttttcccccctcatatCTTTATTTAACAATATATCAATGTTCATAATCATTGCAAATAAACACTCACCAAATCAAGTAAATATACTTAAACAACAAACTAAAAGATAAATGaccataaacaaaataaaaacatgccaATGGTCACGAGTAAAACATTGAACGACCATTTCTCCTTCGTTATATGCGTATGTGAAGCATGACGTTATGTTTTGATGCTACTGCCACTTCCGGAATAGCACGCGCGCTTATTTGAACCGCGAAATTTGATTACTATAGAAATACTCTAACTAAAATTCATCCCAAATTCTTGTTTTTAAACTGTCTACTGGCTGCGTTTTAAATCATTATCCGTCGCTGAGTGTAGGAGTAACTACGGGCAACAGCGCTCAAAACGCACCTCAGCCAATCACTGAGCCTGATTCTTCAACTCAACCAATCAGAGTGACCGAGTGACCAATCAGGAGGCGTTGGTTTGTCGCTCCAAACACCAGTCTGCTCGATGGAAGAGTTTGTTCGTAGTTGTGTTACTTTTACGTTTGAAAAAATGTCTTAAGTGGTCGGAtagtgatgtttttttcttgagaaaATAATCTGGGAGGCTGTTTCTTTTGGTGAAACGCGTAATGAGGCTGAGTTTGAGATCGGGAAGTCATGAGAACGAGACGTTCTCCTCCTCCGGTTCACGTCCACGTAGTGGAGAGCACTCCGGTGCACGTTCACATGAGAAGGAGCCCCAGCAGGACCCCGCAGGTGAATAGAAATGAAGACAACACACATTTTATTCGccgttattatttttctttgttacGCAACTAAATTGCATTCATTTGTAGTTTGTTTCTACGCAAAGACCAGGTACAGTGCTAGTTTACTGGTCTAGACAATGCCAGACTAGACTAGTCCCTTGGTAGCGTTGACTATCACTATACAAGACTAGACTATGATAGATTACTATAGGAGAGCATGGTACTCGTAGATTAATCCATGCTGGACTACACTCTTACTAAACAGACAATGTTAGCCTAAACTATTACTATACAACACCTATCTTGACTATGCTCTAACTTTTCCAGACTATTAGACTAGTCTATACCAAACTtcgatgttagaatacactatgCTACACTACACTGTTCCTCtatcaatttaaataaaatttgactTGACTATTACGGTGCTAGACTATCCCAGGATCAACAATTACTGTCCTAAACCATGATTGTATTTGTTGTGCAGGAGAGGAGCAGAGACATTCAGGCGAGAGGGGATCGTGGGAGATCGGCAGGCCGAGCCCCTTGGATCCCTCCCGGAATCTCGTCTTGCAGACGGGATCAGGTCTCACTCTTTCATGTTGTTTAAACATTGGTATATTTTATGCATATGTCTTATATGTCTTGCGTTTTAATGTTCTGTGTTTAAGAGAAGCCGACTGCTGCCAGAGAACGTCCGGCGGGAAAGTGACGAGCAGGACGACGACAACGCCACAACGCTGAGGAAGAACCTCAGCCTGCTGCTCAAAGAGCAAGAAAGCAGCCAGCGTTCAAACAAGTAACACTCAATAAACAAAACACCTCCCGGTGCTAGACtgcaggatgctacaatacactggaATTAATGAGAGCAACCTGAGCTTGACTCGGCCACAGGCGTATACCACACTATTATACGACAGTATATTATTTAAGAATGTCATGAATCTAATGGATAAGAAAATGACGATACGAGACTATGCTAGACGATTACTTTGCAAGAGAAGACTATTCGTATTCTAGACTCTGCTAGGCTATTAACAGACTACTACTGTATTACATTTGATTATCCTAAACTTCACTAAACTGGACTCAAACGAGATGCCAAGCTATCAAAGTGCTTTACTGAAATGATGCTTAGAATGATACTATGTTCGACGACGACTCTACTAGGCTGGACTCTGACTAGACTACGCTAGTTCTATACCAAACATGCTCTAAGCTCTGAACGAGCTTTGTCTGTACGTCAGAGGACAGGTTCCGTCCTCGGAGACGAATGTCCTGCTTCGGGCTCTGGTGGAGGCGGAAGTGGATGGCGTGGCGGTTGCCAACATAATGACCTCCTTCAAGGAAACCCTGGACGGCCTGGCTAAGGTAATTTATCATCCGGCAAAAAATCCGTTTGCACCACTAGCCAACAAACCTTTCGATGGCATTTGGCCGAGGTCGAGTGGTTGAGAATACACAATAAACAACCCGGATGGTGATTTCAGTCTTCTTTTCAATCGCTCTAGTTAAAATGTGTGACTCATCGGTCTAAAATGATATGTAAGATAAACTGCCCGGGTAAGTTGTCACTCACTTCCTGCCACCCGGAAGAATCTTGGCTCCTATCGTTTACAAACATTAAGAAAAGGTCGGTGGCGGAGGACACTAACAAGATGACGGTGGACTCCGCAGGACAAGCGTCCGTCCCGGCTTCAGGCGTCCGCGCTCGCACGGCAGCGGCAGCTTCTCGTTGAGAAGATGGAGATCTTTGACAACACCAACCACAGCCTCCGGGACCTCCTCAGAGACTGGAGTCATCACCAGGTAAAATCAATGCTTTCGAGGCAGAAGGTTCTAGACTATGCTAGAAAAAGGTCAGGTTGTGCTAAACCACTGCTATTACTGGACTACGCTATGTGTACTTGAGTGGTAGACCCGACTATTACTTTACtacactgtatatattataGTATAGTTCACAGTTGTAGCGCGCCAGCGTTAATCGATTTCCATAACAAAATAGGGACAATCCGTCGCAGTTGCGAGCGTTGGTATTATGCTAGACTCGACTTTTATTAGATGACGCTATACTGCCCTGGACCAGACTAGTCTATGATAGACTAGATAGCAAGGCTATTATTATGATAGACGAGGCAATACAAGAttattaatatacagtactagACTATGCTATATTATTGCTGTACAGGAAATAATACTATGATAGACTAGACAATTCAAGGCTGTTAGTACACTAGACTATGCTAGACTATTATTCTGCTGGATACTGCAGTAAGTAcactagaccagaggtgggcaatctcggtcctcgagggccggagtcctgcaggttttgtaggtttctcactttcaacacaagctgattccaatcaacaggatcgttatcaggcttatgcagagcttcctgatgagctgatcatatatcagctgtgttggagaaggaaaacatgcaaaacctgcaggacttcggccctcgatgcccacctctgcactagACTATAgtctagctctttgactgccaaaaacgttaaataacgtttagtaaaatcctatggaggagtgccaaagacgttaaaagacgtttgtttcaaaacagaggtgaaactaaccattttctattgtggattactgaaaaacggaataaggtagaaacaaactttttttttctgatgaaagatgagagtccaatctttttttggtagtaagtgtgtttccatagtccaaatacatcattttctatggaccttgaaagatcagtcaaaatgcttaaaatcggctggcacccacggcatcccttttctgaaaacgtctggcagtcaaagagcagtagtgggcaatctcggtcctcaaggaccggcgtcctgcaggttttggagggtgtccctgctgcaacgcagctgattccaatcaacaggatcgttaccaggcttatgcggagcttgctgacgagctgatcatatatcagctgtgttggagaagggaaacatccaaaacctgcaggactccggccctcgaggaccgcgtgtgcccacccctggtctagtgTATGGTAAAGTAATAGTGCAGTTCACTCCACCATTACTGGACTAGACTATGCTTGACTAGACTAGTACTAGTACAGTAGTACTGTATGTGTCCTTTTGTCCTTTTAGCAGAGGGAAGCCGAGAGACACTGTGAGGAGAACGAAGCATTCAAGAAGAGGCTGGCCGACGTCGAGGCTGAGAATATAGTGAGGACAATAACCAACGCTACAACCATGCACTAACTACTATAACCATCACCATAACCATCTCCACCCCAACCACAATCAGCACAATTACGACTCTCACCTCGCTATACAGAATGTCACAATAAAACggatgcttttgacatttttgtgtccTCCAGAGACTTGTGTCCAAACTGTTCAGCAAGGAAAAAGAAGTTTCTCAGCTCGCAGAGTCTTTGGAATTTGAGAAGGTCCGCAGATACCTTATTAGACTCGACTATTGCTATGTTTGACAGTCCAATAGTACTACACTCAACTTTGACAGACTAgaccagaggtccccaaccctggtcctcagggaccggtatccagcctgttttccatgccaacacaggtggagatcgttatcagccttctccagagattgctgattagctgatgatatgaatcacctgtgttggctgtgggaggcatggaaaacaggctggataccggtccccgaggaccagggttgggcaCCTCTGGACTAGACTATAACTATACCAGATTAATGCTATACTTAACTAAACAATACTAGAATATAGACTATGACAGACTAGACCATTACTAGATTAGACTGTAAATCTagactattaactctttgactgccagacgttttcagaaaagggatgccgtgggtgccagccgattttaagcattttgactgatctttcaaggtccatagaaaattatgtgtttggactatggaaacacacatactgccaaaacaagattggactctcatcttccatcagaaaaaaaaagtttgtttctaccttattccgtttttgagtaatcaacaatagaaaatggttagtttcacctgttttgaaaaaaacgtcttttaacgtctttggcactcctccataggattttacgaaacgttatttaacgtttttggcagtcaaagagttagtatACCACGGTGTGATACACCAGATTATGATAGACTATACGGGACTGGAACAGACTTGACTCTCCTTGAATATGAATCGACTCTTAATATGAATAAACTCTACTAGACCCCTGCTAGACTGCAGCATCTGTTAACTCGCTGTCTTCCATTTTCAGGACCATGCCAAGACCACGGAGGAGCTGTCCAGGATCCTGGCGTCTACTCGGGACCATTTGGAGTCTCAGCTCAGTCGAGTGCAAGCTGAAAAAGTCGCGATGGCTGCACAGTTGCAGGTCTGCTTGCACACTGAAGTGCAAAACAATCACGCGCTAGACTATGCGAAACTATAAAACGAAGACTACGCTATGCTATGGTGTACCAGGCAATCCAACACAAGACTTGATGAGATTAGAATCCTCTACACCACCCAAGACTGTAACATCCTTTGGATAAAACCTGATTGATTTGCGACTAAATTGACAAACCTACAATATACAAACCTAGGATAGACTAGACTACAATTGGCTATGATGTGGAATGATAGATTTATTTTACTAAATGAGACTATTTCTAAATTAGTGTATGATGTCCAATTAGCCTACACGATGATAGACTACATTATTACCATAGTATTACTAGGTTATTTAATTTGAGACTAGACTATTACCATACTAGAGCAGACTATGATAGATTAAAATGTAATCATATAAAGCCATATTATTCCCAATTTGACTACCATGTAACCTTGACCTGGGTTGGCAATCCTGGTCCTAAAGCGCCGCAGACCTACTCTTACGTGCTTTAGACATCTCTTTCCTCCAACTCAGgcgattcaaatgatcagctcatcagcaagctctggagaagcctgctaactctttgactgccaaaaacgttaaataacgtttcgtaaaatcctatggaggagtgccaaagacgttaaaagacgtttttttcaaaacaggtgaaactaaccattttttattgttgattactcaaaaacggaataaggtagaaacaaactttttttttctgatggaagatgagagtccaatcttgttttggcagtatgtgtgtttccatagtccaaacacataattttctgtggaccttgaaagatcagtcaaaatgcttaaatcggctggcacccacggcatcccttttctgaaaacgtctggcagtcaaagagataaacaATCCTCACCTGTGTCGGAGGAGAGAGCTATCGAAAACACCCCCCCGTGACCCCTGTCCCAGACTATGGCAAGCGCCACTATGCTAGGCTAGCCTCTCACCATATGCTAAACGGAACCCCTGTCCTCTAAAACCAGCGCCTGCAGCAGACCTACGAGCAACAACGGGGGAATAACGATGAGGCGGCCCTGGCGCTGCTTACCCAGCATGCCGAGCGGGCCGAGGAGGCCGCCAGGCAGATGGGCGCCCGACTGCAGGAGAAGGTAGACAAAATCCAAATATCCTCATCTAGGATATATTAGGGTGCACGAAATTATCCCGGATTGTGTCGTTATAAACATGTTATACGCGGTTCCATCCTCGATTCAACTCGATTGTCAAGTCCGTGACAAACTCGGCTATACAAGACTAGAATTTTGGTGTGACAGTTTGTGCCGCACTACATTATTTAAATTCTAGACTACACTGTTAATGTACTCAATTATCATGAGAAGACATTATTACTAGCCTATTATTATTCACGACCCCTGTGGTAGTTTGGACTATTACTAGATTTGAATATGCTAGGCTAGACTGTTATTATACCAGATTATTTTCGACTGTGCTAGACTATGCTAGGCTACGTTCGCCGATTGTTATTCTTGATTCGATTTACTACACGAGACTATTAATAGGCTATCTTACTTTTAGACTAGACTATGAGTACACCATGCCTAAACTAGTCTAACCTATTATTGTACTATGCTATACTATACTAGATTACTGTACAGGACTATTCTTAACTAGACTATTACTAATTATGACCACGCTAGATAACACTGTTACTGTACTAGACTATATTAATAGACTACATACACTATATTAAACTGGATTACTATTATGGACTATTACTACAACAGACTACTATAAGAAACTATTACTAGGCTAGACTACAACTAAACTATTGCTAGTTTACCCTAAGCCGCACTGTTATTACTGCTCCAGACTATTAATAGACTCCACTATTATCAATTTGGCAGACGACCCCGGTCTGCTATGGCAGACTACGCCGTTACGTCACGAGTCTCGACTTTTCACTCTTACAAGACGAGACGATGCTAGTTTGTCGCCGATGTCTTTGAAGGAGTCGCAGCTGGCGCAGGCGTTGTCCACATGTAGCGAGCTGCGTCTGCGCATGGCCAAGGAGGCCACGGCCAGAAGTCAGCTGGAGGACGACGTCGCAGCGCTCAAATTGTGAGTACGCAGTGCCGGACCATGCCAGGCcgtgttttaactctttgactgccagacgttttcagaaaagggtgccagccgattttaagcattttgaccgatctttcaaggtccatagaaaattatgtgtttgaactatggaaacacacatagtaccaaatgaaagattggactctcatctttcatcagaaaaaaaagtttgtttctaccttattccgtttttcagtaatcaacaatagaaaatagttagtttcacctctgttttgaaacaaacgtcttttaacgtctttggcactcctccataggattttactaaacgttatttaacgtttttggcagtcaaagagttaatgtactCGACCATGCGGCATTAAACCAGACAAGATTGCAACTATACTATCCTGCTGATTGAACAATGCCAAATATACAGTGCAGTATATCGACTAGTGTAGTAGAGCAGACTACGTTACACTTTATGAGACTTTAATAGGCGAGAGTTGGATGTGCTGTGGGACGCTAGACAGTCCAACACAACTCAACAACAATCGACTGTCCATTTTCTGTAAATGAGACAAGATGGATTGTGCCAGTCTAGACTTTTACTATAATGGGCtgtcatacatgtcaaccctaatttggtcccacctgtattacaaacccataaaatccttattttcccataaaaatccttatgtcagttttatcaatactgaagctgtttcatgcaataacattaatcttaccttactttctttcttatatgaagacattgacagtatcttgttccaaatgacattttattgcacaaagaaaaaacagatttctaaatatcacagggacggttgacttttttgttgcttcacatttctctcgtgcaactttgatttcaaatgttctttgacgtcgtaaatgccagatgccgcaaccttagTGTCCCGTcaacaaagcgaacatgatgcatcctcttctccaagttttgacggaccaattaccttaaataaatccgtccattctgaacgaaaacgtccggtgtatcttgttttttttggccggcctgtcccccattttctcaaccactgcgaacgactcgcaattttcgcgctaacacaaatttcttaactgcgcatgtcaggaaactgttagaagtctcgcgcgatagacgagattttgtgaccggttgttgtttaaatcgagcttatgcacgcgtgtagcacgtagccgacagtaaatactaaatacatttaaaaagggtaagcaatatatactaatattattattttcatgaaaacagttaaatccgta is a window from the Vanacampus margaritifer isolate UIUO_Vmar chromosome 3, RoL_Vmar_1.0, whole genome shotgun sequence genome containing:
- the LOC144048591 gene encoding protein SET-like is translated as MSASAAKVSKKELNSNHDGADETSEKEQQEAIEHIDEVQNEIDRLNEQASEEILKVEQKYNKLRQPFFQKRSELIAKIPNFWVTTFVNHPQVSALLGEEDEEALHYLCRVEVTEFEDIKSGYRIDFYFDENPYFENKVLSKEFHLNESGDPSSKSTEIKWKSGKDLTKRSSQTQNKAGRKRQHEEPESFFTWFTDHADAGADELGEVIKDDIWPNPLQYYLVPDMDDEEGDGEEDEEDEEGLEDIDEEGDEDGEDDDDDDGEDGEDDDGDDD
- the LOC144048601 gene encoding uncharacterized protein LOC144048601, with the translated sequence MEIISCMFVLVAAVCRPVAACATAEAGKTSADTLILCRACGHELASGSDTIATVHSRMALSGRNDTLPGGRRVRVQTFENPQGLQFEVATFRRADVDKRWPADRHFSWFPGFSWTVASCPRCRTHLEVVIQGWAFQPNFWPATITASAFESSDQTFLALIVDRLLREDFASSLLITPKSFIS